In one Geovibrio ferrireducens genomic region, the following are encoded:
- a CDS encoding CBS domain-containing protein translates to MKPLKDIKKAVITHKTPDFDALASACAACALHGCDAVFTVTSFEGNVEDYFNEEDVTLPVIRLKEKDFDEIGRFDLLVITDCKLKERTAPLQWMLDRADNIILYDHHPSHGRDIEARETHIDETGSTVTIIIRRMKQTGFRPDKTLATLMILGLYEDTGLLSFSSTTQEDMTAAAFLLDCGAELEMVSEYVKRDMSKEQIFVMNELLVNMNVFHIQGASVGLSYATTDRYIGEIAVIAHRIMDMESMDALFIAVRAGERIVLVGRSRADEIDCSVVMERFGGGGHPSAASAIVKKMTLTECVDLLKIVISENIHPVRLAKDIMTYPVKTVPITGTFEMAMDLFMKYNLNMMPVVDNGGIPVGLISRRDILQGIKHGLKSEPVRSLMQIEFRSVEPDVPYYLAEEMMLSMNQKMLPVVRDGRLEGVITRTDLLRLMHEEITKLPRHYQTKQPQKLKNISSLVKNCLPDRVNRILADIGRLAEQMGLNAYLVGGVVRDILMQNTNMDIDIVVEGDAPALAKRFAAMKKAKVSEHFKFKTAVVIFKDGFRVDFATSRTEYYTNPASAPEVENASIRNDLYRRDFSINAMAMKLTGDDFGLLLDFFGGQKDIVDKKIRVLHSLSFVDDPSRCLRGVRFAVRYGFAIGPHTEKLLKHAVSLKLLERVVGQRMYLELKYILSEDSFVEALLMMKKYDMLKFFHDNMAIDDFKLDRFAVLKKINGWYSFQFEDKLELWISRFCILFADLSRPEMKRLASRFEITGRLYDELAEAFYKFKHAVWQVKRLKDVKASAITDIFDGMKTEAVTAAVAVLGQEYEWLLKEYLTVYRFVAPSVDGNDLKAMGIPPSGVYGEILKEIKRAKLDHEISSKEEELTLAKKIAGERGIKF, encoded by the coding sequence ATGAAACCCCTTAAAGATATAAAAAAAGCGGTGATAACCCACAAAACACCTGATTTTGACGCTCTGGCCAGTGCCTGCGCTGCATGCGCTCTGCACGGGTGCGATGCCGTTTTCACTGTGACCTCCTTTGAGGGGAACGTTGAGGACTATTTCAACGAAGAGGATGTGACGCTCCCTGTCATACGCCTGAAAGAGAAGGATTTTGATGAGATCGGCCGCTTTGATCTCCTTGTGATTACAGACTGTAAGCTTAAAGAAAGAACTGCGCCTTTGCAGTGGATGCTGGACAGGGCGGATAATATAATCCTCTATGATCATCACCCTTCCCACGGGCGTGATATAGAAGCCCGCGAGACCCATATAGACGAAACAGGCTCAACCGTGACCATAATCATCCGCAGAATGAAACAGACAGGTTTCAGGCCGGATAAGACACTGGCAACACTCATGATCCTCGGCCTGTATGAAGATACGGGACTCCTCTCATTCTCCAGCACCACACAGGAGGATATGACGGCGGCGGCTTTTCTTCTGGATTGCGGTGCTGAACTGGAGATGGTGAGCGAGTACGTGAAGCGTGATATGAGCAAGGAGCAGATATTCGTGATGAACGAACTGCTTGTGAATATGAATGTTTTTCATATTCAGGGCGCATCTGTCGGGCTTTCCTACGCAACAACCGACCGCTACATAGGGGAAATAGCCGTGATTGCCCACCGCATTATGGATATGGAGAGTATGGACGCTCTGTTCATTGCTGTCCGTGCGGGAGAGCGGATAGTGCTTGTTGGGCGGAGCAGGGCGGACGAGATAGACTGCTCGGTTGTGATGGAGCGTTTCGGCGGCGGCGGACACCCCAGTGCGGCAAGCGCAATAGTGAAGAAAATGACCCTCACCGAATGCGTTGATTTGCTCAAAATAGTTATAAGCGAAAACATACATCCTGTCCGTCTGGCGAAGGATATTATGACATATCCCGTAAAAACCGTTCCCATAACGGGGACGTTTGAGATGGCGATGGATCTCTTCATGAAATACAACCTGAACATGATGCCTGTTGTGGATAACGGCGGCATACCAGTGGGGCTTATTTCCAGACGGGACATTCTTCAGGGTATAAAGCACGGGCTTAAAAGCGAGCCTGTGCGCTCGCTCATGCAGATTGAGTTCCGGTCTGTTGAGCCTGATGTGCCTTACTATCTGGCGGAGGAGATGATGCTCTCCATGAACCAGAAGATGCTGCCCGTTGTGAGGGACGGCAGACTGGAGGGGGTAATAACCCGCACGGATCTGCTGCGCCTTATGCATGAGGAGATAACAAAACTGCCCAGACACTACCAGACCAAGCAGCCGCAGAAGCTGAAAAATATAAGCTCTCTTGTGAAAAACTGTCTGCCGGACAGAGTTAACAGAATACTGGCGGACATCGGCCGTCTGGCGGAGCAGATGGGGCTGAACGCCTATCTTGTGGGCGGTGTGGTGCGTGATATTCTCATGCAGAACACGAATATGGATATAGATATTGTTGTGGAGGGGGATGCCCCGGCTCTTGCCAAGCGTTTTGCCGCCATGAAAAAGGCTAAGGTCTCGGAACATTTCAAGTTCAAAACTGCGGTGGTGATATTCAAAGACGGTTTCCGTGTTGATTTCGCCACATCCAGAACGGAATACTACACAAATCCCGCCTCTGCTCCTGAGGTTGAGAATGCGTCAATACGAAACGACCTCTACAGGCGTGATTTCAGCATAAATGCCATGGCCATGAAGCTCACGGGGGACGATTTCGGCCTTTTGCTGGATTTCTTTGGCGGTCAGAAAGATATAGTTGATAAAAAGATAAGGGTTCTGCACAGTCTGAGCTTTGTGGATGATCCTTCCAGATGTCTGCGGGGGGTGCGCTTTGCCGTGCGCTACGGCTTTGCCATAGGCCCGCACACCGAAAAACTGCTCAAGCACGCCGTATCCCTCAAACTGCTGGAAAGAGTTGTCGGGCAGAGGATGTACCTTGAACTGAAGTATATTTTATCAGAAGACAGTTTTGTGGAAGCTCTGCTGATGATGAAAAAATACGATATGCTGAAATTTTTTCATGATAATATGGCGATTGATGATTTCAAGCTGGACAGATTCGCTGTTCTGAAGAAAATTAACGGATGGTACTCGTTTCAGTTTGAGGATAAGCTTGAACTCTGGATAAGCCGTTTCTGCATTCTGTTTGCCGACTTAAGCAGGCCGGAGATGAAACGCCTTGCCTCAAGGTTTGAGATCACCGGCAGGCTTTATGATGAGCTTGCGGAAGCTTTCTATAAGTTTAAGCATGCTGTCTGGCAGGTGAAGCGCCTGAAAGACGTGAAGGCATCAGCCATAACAGATATTTTCGACGGCATGAAAACCGAGGCTGTAACGGCTGCTGTGGCTGTTCTGGGGCAGGAGTATGAATGGCTGCTCAAGGAATATCTCACTGTTTACAGGTTTGTTGCGCCCTCTGTGGACGGAAACGACCTTAAGGCGATGGGCATACCCCCTTCGGGAGTTTACGGAGAAATTTTGAAAGAGATAAAGCGGGCAAAGCTCGATCATGAAATATCCTCAAAAGAGGAAGAACTTACCCTTGCGAAAAAAATTGCCGGGGAAAGGGGTATAAAATTTTGA
- the xerA gene encoding site-specific tyrosine recombinase/integron integrase has protein sequence MVKVFMEKDKHIKAFESFLKYEYSASANTVEAYVHDVKDFHQFAAGRDDPYSLKEVIGFMTELRIRGNSVETLLRRLSGLSAFFDFLIKERELQVNPVTLVTKPKKWEKLPAFLDFDEVDELLKAPDASTHLGFRDQVMLETMYSSGIRVSELVSIKLNDIDMKRGIFKVTGKGSKQRLVPFYESLREKMESYLAVRKEYFVKESDNGFLFLSRTGNKLDREYFWMIVKKYCEKAGITKHVSPHTLRHSFATHMLTNGADLRTIQLFLGHSDLSTTEIYTHVTTDKARNIMNECHPRFSRNRGKQ, from the coding sequence GTGGTAAAAGTATTTATGGAGAAAGATAAGCATATCAAGGCTTTTGAGTCATTTCTGAAATACGAGTACTCCGCAAGCGCAAACACTGTGGAAGCATATGTCCATGATGTAAAAGATTTTCATCAGTTTGCAGCAGGGAGGGATGACCCTTATTCCCTGAAAGAGGTCATAGGTTTTATGACTGAACTGAGGATAAGGGGTAACTCTGTGGAAACGCTTTTGAGGCGGCTTTCGGGGCTCAGTGCTTTTTTTGACTTTCTCATTAAGGAGCGCGAGCTTCAGGTTAATCCGGTGACTTTGGTCACAAAACCTAAGAAGTGGGAAAAGCTGCCGGCTTTTCTGGATTTTGACGAGGTTGATGAGCTTTTGAAAGCTCCCGATGCTTCGACTCATTTGGGCTTCCGGGATCAGGTGATGCTTGAGACCATGTATTCATCCGGGATACGGGTGAGCGAGCTTGTGAGTATAAAACTGAACGATATAGATATGAAAAGGGGCATTTTCAAGGTAACTGGAAAGGGGAGCAAACAGCGCCTTGTTCCGTTTTATGAAAGCCTCAGGGAAAAGATGGAAAGCTATCTGGCTGTTCGTAAGGAATATTTTGTGAAGGAGTCCGACAACGGCTTTCTGTTCCTCAGCCGCACGGGAAATAAGCTGGACAGGGAATATTTCTGGATGATCGTGAAAAAATACTGCGAAAAAGCGGGCATCACCAAGCATGTTTCACCCCACACCCTGCGCCATTCCTTTGCCACGCATATGCTTACCAACGGTGCAGACCTCCGCACCATACAGCTTTTCCTCGGCCACTCCGACCTAAGCACCACCGAAATATACACTCATGTAACAACAGACAAGGCCAGGAATATCATGAATGAATGCCATCCGAGATTTTCCCGAAACAGAGGCAAACAATGA
- a CDS encoding NADP-dependent malic enzyme: MSKNEKVTLEEALEYHKGSRPGKIEVVPTKPCFTQRDLSLAYTPGVAEPCRVIEKNPEAVYDYTSKGNLVAVLSNGTAVLGLGNIGAAAGKPVMEGKGVLFKRFADVDVFDIEINSENPDDVIKACELLEPTFGGINLEDIKAPDCFYIEEEVKKKLGIPVFHDDQHGTAIICIAALLNALELVDKKIDEVVTVINGAGAAGIAIGKLMLLVGAKKENIFMCDTKGVVYSGRKEGMNKYKEEFALVTDKRTLDEAVDGSDVFLGLSAKGALSKSMVKTMARKPIIMAMANPDPEITPEEVEEVRGDAVVATGRSDYPNQVNNVLGFPFIFRGALDVRASAINEEMKLAAVYALKKLTREDVPESVCKAYGVEKIEFGKDYIIPKPFDPRVLTWVAPAVAKAAMETGVAKLPIKDFEVYKDQLESRLSFAKEFTRQAISVARQSPKKLVFPEGEYEKIIRAANRIVLEGIAQPILLGDVERIKKLAAELNVDLHGIEIIDPRCSDKIDSYAAQLFELRGRKGTTLAEATRRMHKITDYFAAMMVKNGDADCLVNGYSRNYPDAVKPLLEIMPLEKGYTSPSGSYFMLFKDRMVLCADTTVNIDPTAEQLAQIALQSADTLRKFQIEPRVAMLSFSNFGSVRMERTIKVEKAIKLVNEIDPKLIIDGDMQADTAVYPPIAREAFPFSKIKGDANVLVFPNLEAGNSAYKLLWRLGSGIAIGPILQGFKHSVHVLQRGVDVTDIVNLAAIAVVDCIEKSK; the protein is encoded by the coding sequence ATGAGCAAAAACGAAAAAGTCACATTGGAGGAAGCTCTCGAATACCATAAGGGCAGCCGCCCCGGTAAAATCGAGGTTGTTCCCACTAAACCCTGCTTCACGCAGAGAGACCTTTCCCTCGCGTACACGCCCGGCGTCGCTGAACCCTGCCGTGTAATTGAAAAAAATCCCGAAGCCGTTTACGACTATACATCCAAAGGGAACCTAGTGGCGGTTCTTTCAAACGGTACTGCGGTGCTCGGCCTCGGAAACATCGGTGCAGCAGCAGGCAAACCTGTTATGGAAGGAAAAGGCGTTCTTTTCAAAAGATTTGCAGATGTTGATGTTTTCGATATTGAAATCAACTCCGAAAACCCCGATGATGTAATAAAAGCTTGTGAACTCCTTGAGCCCACTTTCGGCGGGATCAACCTTGAGGACATCAAAGCGCCCGACTGCTTCTATATAGAAGAAGAAGTTAAAAAGAAACTCGGCATACCCGTTTTCCACGACGATCAGCACGGAACAGCGATCATCTGCATAGCCGCTCTTCTGAACGCTCTTGAGCTCGTGGACAAAAAGATAGATGAAGTTGTCACGGTAATCAACGGCGCGGGAGCAGCAGGCATAGCAATCGGCAAGCTTATGCTTCTTGTCGGCGCGAAAAAAGAGAACATCTTCATGTGCGATACCAAAGGTGTTGTCTATAGCGGCAGAAAAGAGGGCATGAACAAATATAAAGAAGAATTCGCCCTTGTTACCGATAAACGCACCCTTGATGAAGCTGTTGACGGCTCTGATGTTTTCCTTGGACTTTCCGCTAAGGGAGCCCTTTCCAAATCTATGGTTAAAACCATGGCGAGAAAGCCCATCATCATGGCCATGGCAAACCCTGATCCCGAAATCACACCCGAAGAGGTTGAAGAGGTCAGAGGTGACGCTGTTGTCGCCACAGGCCGCTCAGACTACCCCAATCAGGTTAACAACGTTCTCGGCTTCCCCTTCATTTTCAGAGGTGCCCTCGATGTGAGAGCTTCCGCCATAAATGAGGAAATGAAGCTGGCAGCCGTTTACGCACTGAAAAAACTCACAAGGGAAGATGTGCCCGAAAGCGTATGCAAGGCATACGGCGTTGAAAAAATAGAATTCGGCAAGGATTACATCATCCCCAAACCCTTCGACCCCAGAGTTCTGACATGGGTTGCCCCTGCAGTTGCCAAAGCAGCTATGGAAACAGGCGTTGCAAAACTGCCCATAAAAGACTTTGAAGTATACAAAGACCAGCTTGAGTCAAGACTTTCATTCGCTAAGGAGTTCACACGTCAGGCTATCTCAGTTGCCAGACAGAGCCCGAAAAAGCTTGTATTCCCCGAAGGCGAATATGAAAAAATAATAAGAGCCGCTAACAGAATCGTACTGGAAGGAATCGCCCAGCCTATCCTGCTCGGAGATGTTGAGAGGATTAAAAAGCTTGCCGCGGAACTTAATGTTGATCTTCATGGCATCGAAATTATTGACCCCAGATGCTCTGACAAGATTGATTCATACGCGGCACAGCTTTTTGAACTGCGCGGCAGAAAAGGCACTACCCTCGCGGAAGCCACCAGACGCATGCACAAAATCACTGACTACTTTGCGGCTATGATGGTTAAAAACGGCGATGCAGACTGCCTTGTTAACGGATATTCCAGAAACTATCCTGACGCAGTGAAGCCTCTGCTTGAAATTATGCCTCTGGAAAAGGGATATACATCCCCATCCGGTTCTTACTTCATGCTGTTTAAAGACAGAATGGTTCTCTGCGCTGACACCACCGTGAATATTGACCCCACGGCGGAGCAGCTCGCGCAGATCGCTCTTCAGTCAGCAGACACACTGAGAAAGTTCCAGATTGAACCCAGAGTGGCTATGCTTTCCTTCTCCAACTTCGGCTCTGTCCGTATGGAAAGAACCATAAAAGTGGAAAAAGCGATCAAGCTTGTTAACGAAATCGACCCGAAACTCATAATAGACGGGGACATGCAGGCAGATACAGCGGTTTATCCGCCCATCGCCAGAGAGGCCTTCCCCTTCTCTAAAATCAAAGGGGATGCGAACGTGCTTGTTTTCCCCAACCTTGAAGCCGGCAACAGCGCATACAAGCTTCTGTGGAGACTCGGAAGCGGTATAGCCATAGGCCCGATCCTTCAGGGCTTCAAACACTCTGTACACGTTCTCCAGAGAGGAGTGGACGTTACAGACATAGTAAATCTGGCCGCTATTGCAGTTGTTGACTGCATTGAAAAATCAAAATAA
- a CDS encoding thioredoxin domain-containing protein yields MLENILKNERSLYLLQHKDNPVAWQPWSDATLKLAQEQDKPIMVSIGYSACHWCHVMEKESFEDTATAEVINKYFIPVKVDREEYPDVDKRYQFYLQSTGVNGGWPLNCFLLPDGTPFYGGTYYPKEPGHGLPAFKEILEKIGDLYRTDRAHVRQTAKNFLSFLDEFREVKFDFEHFESTPLSAFDNEFYRIMDMENGGFGAGARFPQIPSLLYLMKRFEKERVGKFLTKTADMLCSGGICDHIHGGFFRYTVDKEWRTPHFEKMLYDNALNTIFLIRMFDRTDNMLYLHTAGKAIDFILDEFNTEYGLISSMDADSLDAKGKLSEGFYHKIFNRDMVLLSDEDKKKMFEHIFPYEGVAAFAKADYESRIAVQPFVDKLKTGAAYKEKPAKDNKVILSQNALFCKALLEYSETAGDEYYFEQAKMLLGKLEHFLIDGTHLNRINYSGDIFNYATLEDYAFTADMYLKFFDITSEKGFLLKAKSILEQALDEFTYDGLLHLDRAGKVLETFDDSMPSAVGLIAELVLHNKEKLGLNLLSEMENFLADRAVKYPTAHSTVLGAFTE; encoded by the coding sequence TTGCTTGAAAATATTCTCAAAAACGAACGAAGCCTCTACCTCCTTCAACATAAAGACAACCCGGTTGCATGGCAGCCTTGGAGCGATGCGACTCTCAAGCTGGCTCAGGAGCAGGATAAACCCATAATGGTCAGCATCGGCTACTCCGCCTGTCACTGGTGTCATGTTATGGAGAAGGAATCATTTGAGGACACGGCGACCGCAGAAGTCATAAATAAATATTTCATCCCCGTTAAGGTCGACAGAGAAGAATACCCCGACGTTGACAAGCGTTACCAGTTTTATCTCCAGTCCACCGGGGTTAACGGCGGCTGGCCGCTTAACTGCTTCCTTCTCCCTGACGGAACCCCATTCTACGGCGGAACCTACTACCCGAAGGAGCCCGGTCACGGACTGCCCGCATTTAAGGAGATACTTGAGAAAATAGGTGATCTTTACCGCACAGACCGCGCCCATGTGAGGCAGACTGCAAAAAACTTCCTCAGTTTTCTGGATGAGTTCAGGGAAGTTAAGTTTGATTTCGAGCATTTTGAATCAACGCCCTTAAGCGCATTTGACAACGAATTCTACCGTATTATGGACATGGAAAACGGAGGCTTCGGCGCGGGAGCCCGGTTTCCGCAGATCCCCTCCCTTCTTTATCTGATGAAGCGTTTCGAAAAAGAAAGAGTCGGCAAATTTCTCACAAAAACGGCGGATATGCTTTGCTCCGGCGGAATATGCGACCATATACACGGCGGCTTTTTCAGATACACTGTGGATAAGGAGTGGCGCACGCCGCACTTTGAAAAAATGCTGTATGATAATGCACTTAATACGATTTTTCTCATCCGCATGTTTGACAGGACAGATAACATGCTGTACCTGCATACAGCCGGAAAAGCCATAGACTTCATACTGGATGAGTTTAATACGGAGTACGGACTTATCTCCTCCATGGATGCTGACAGTCTTGATGCAAAAGGCAAGCTTTCAGAAGGGTTTTACCATAAAATATTCAACCGCGACATGGTGCTTCTGAGCGATGAGGACAAAAAGAAGATGTTTGAGCACATCTTCCCCTATGAGGGTGTTGCGGCTTTCGCCAAGGCGGACTATGAAAGCAGAATCGCCGTGCAGCCGTTTGTCGATAAGCTGAAAACAGGCGCTGCCTATAAAGAAAAACCGGCGAAGGACAACAAGGTCATCCTCTCCCAGAACGCCCTATTCTGCAAGGCACTGCTGGAATACAGCGAAACAGCCGGAGATGAATATTACTTTGAGCAGGCTAAAATGCTCCTCGGCAAGCTTGAGCATTTCCTCATTGACGGAACACATCTTAACAGAATCAATTACTCTGGGGATATTTTCAATTATGCAACCCTTGAGGACTATGCCTTCACAGCAGACATGTATCTGAAATTTTTTGACATCACTTCTGAAAAAGGATTTCTGCTGAAAGCCAAGTCTATTCTGGAACAGGCTTTGGATGAGTTTACCTATGACGGGCTTCTTCATCTGGACAGAGCGGGAAAGGTACTCGAAACTTTTGATGATTCAATGCCTTCCGCCGTGGGTCTCATTGCGGAGCTTGTGCTTCATAATAAAGAAAAGCTGGGGCTTAACCTGCTCAGTGAAATGGAAAACTTCCTTGCTGACAGGGCAGTGAAATATCCCACAGCACATTCAACAGTGCTTGGAGCGTTTACCGAATAA
- a CDS encoding TetR/AcrR family transcriptional regulator has product MARKKKDTKLKILELSAALFADKGKDAVGIREIAEKSGVSLNTVMYHFSSKENLHHETIKHLLSNGINFGEIFRKHCENMTEGSYGQVFSDIISEIFSEGVKPKHATYINMISKVIFSRDKTQLSFLLESFREAELHFTEFFEKAGVDVEEKELSFLMSVFWTQLLYCAGAKKLSELDSVNENTPGYAAEATADIFMQRLGVRQTSGVR; this is encoded by the coding sequence ATGGCTAGAAAAAAGAAGGACACTAAACTAAAAATTCTTGAGCTCAGCGCGGCTCTGTTTGCAGACAAAGGGAAAGATGCAGTGGGGATACGCGAAATAGCCGAGAAATCAGGCGTTTCGCTGAATACCGTTATGTATCACTTCTCATCAAAGGAAAATCTCCACCACGAAACAATCAAACATCTTCTTTCAAACGGAATAAACTTCGGTGAAATTTTCAGAAAGCATTGTGAAAATATGACGGAAGGCAGCTACGGGCAGGTTTTCAGCGATATTATTTCCGAAATATTTTCCGAAGGAGTTAAGCCGAAACACGCAACATATATAAACATGATCTCGAAGGTTATTTTCAGCAGAGATAAAACACAGCTTTCTTTTTTGCTGGAGAGCTTCCGCGAAGCTGAGCTTCATTTCACTGAGTTTTTTGAAAAAGCGGGAGTGGATGTCGAAGAAAAAGAGTTATCTTTTCTTATGAGTGTCTTCTGGACGCAGCTTTTGTATTGTGCCGGTGCGAAGAAACTCTCAGAGCTTGATTCGGTTAATGAAAACACTCCCGGATATGCAGCGGAAGCTACAGCGGATATTTTTATGCAGAGGCTGGGGGTAAGACAGACTTCCGGCGTGCGCTGA
- a CDS encoding response regulator transcription factor: MKNFIIFSANTVYRETIAAMAVDLGLNCLASESISTKVQISIKEITPEIVIIDIFSRGTTDDFVAMVKETFLTARFIFIVSEDNPLLSYFVQKYNVSDLLFIEDDTERTRNNLERILRTKNNGGASCNTGNLTLRECEVLKLIAAGKTSREIAEELFISKNTVDTHRNKMLQKLNLSNSASLVTYACKSGLL, translated from the coding sequence ATGAAAAATTTTATAATATTCAGTGCCAATACCGTCTATAGGGAAACTATTGCGGCTATGGCAGTTGATTTAGGCTTAAATTGCCTTGCATCTGAGTCGATTAGCACAAAGGTGCAGATTTCAATTAAGGAAATAACCCCTGAAATTGTGATTATTGATATTTTTTCCAGAGGAACGACAGATGATTTTGTCGCAATGGTCAAAGAAACATTTTTAACTGCCAGATTTATTTTCATAGTCTCAGAGGATAACCCGCTTCTGAGCTATTTTGTTCAGAAATACAATGTCAGCGACCTTCTTTTTATTGAGGATGATACCGAAAGAACACGCAATAATCTGGAAAGAATACTGAGAACAAAAAATAACGGAGGTGCTTCCTGTAACACCGGAAACCTGACACTGAGAGAATGCGAGGTATTAAAGCTGATAGCCGCAGGAAAAACCAGCAGGGAAATTGCAGAGGAACTGTTCATCAGCAAAAACACAGTGGACACCCACAGAAATAAAATGCTTCAGAAATTAAATTTATCCAACTCCGCCTCTCTTGTGACGTATGCCTGCAAGTCAGGACTTTTATAA
- a CDS encoding CBS domain-containing protein, translated as MFVKNWMRREVITISQDETILDAKHVMKENGIRRLPVVENNKLVGIITEKDIKEYSPSRASSLDVYELKRLLAKTLVKDAMNVNVITVHPETPIEKAALILRDKRFGGLPVINDAGELAGIITAIDLFDIFVESMGFSHQSTRIAIVLEDRKGALAEMTKIIDSHGLNIVSLATFFLKNTEGGTRDVVIRVNGEQSKIDAAVRDLRSADFNLASVIEMNDIMNDV; from the coding sequence ATGTTCGTTAAAAACTGGATGAGAAGAGAAGTTATTACTATTTCCCAGGACGAGACAATCCTCGATGCCAAACATGTTATGAAAGAGAACGGCATCAGGCGCCTTCCCGTAGTGGAGAACAATAAGCTTGTCGGTATCATAACCGAAAAGGATATAAAAGAGTACTCGCCGTCCAGAGCAAGCTCTCTTGATGTTTACGAACTTAAGCGGCTTCTTGCCAAAACGTTGGTAAAGGATGCGATGAACGTGAACGTTATTACGGTACATCCCGAAACTCCCATCGAAAAAGCTGCACTTATTCTCCGTGACAAACGTTTCGGCGGTCTGCCTGTTATAAACGATGCAGGTGAGCTCGCAGGTATCATCACTGCCATTGATCTCTTTGATATATTTGTTGAATCCATGGGCTTCTCCCACCAGAGCACAAGGATTGCAATAGTTCTGGAAGACAGAAAAGGAGCACTGGCTGAAATGACAAAGATTATCGACAGTCACGGGCTGAATATTGTCAGTCTGGCTACTTTCTTCCTCAAGAACACGGAAGGGGGAACTCGTGATGTTGTGATCAGGGTTAACGGTGAACAGAGTAAAATTGATGCTGCAGTCAGAGACCTTCGCTCAGCGGACTTTAATCTGGCAAGCGTGATCGAAATGAACGATATAATGAATGATGTTTAA
- a CDS encoding phenylacetate--CoA ligase family protein, with the protein MAFLGDFQRVLAFIRENSAHPLVQDAFVRSEISPSIVKDYETFQFINPLTKQKLSEMHSGGSLLPLILSGGYVSKIFTSPGPVYNVKGERFEHYRFYKALEAAGFMDGDVAVNTFSYHGSPAGDMVDEACEKCGCAVYPLGPADSDKGAETILAVDANAFVGTRTYLFKCLEKLAGRGRLEKAFLMAEKLTEDDKAVLFAAYGIKAFQAYGTAEAGLIAYETAGARGMKADTEALFIEILDADGKPAADGETGEVTVTFMSGTTPFIRLATGDLSFIENGHLAGIFGRADSSVKFKGVFIHFWVFEKLCSEQGISGVLDIYNTPDGADSMRLSVSGGVPELIHASFYRSFGLRLPEIEVDDTISETLVRDTRKQLKLR; encoded by the coding sequence ATGGCTTTCTTAGGCGATTTTCAGCGTGTTCTGGCATTTATAAGGGAAAACTCCGCCCATCCGCTGGTGCAGGATGCTTTTGTGCGCTCTGAAATATCACCCTCCATTGTTAAAGATTACGAAACCTTTCAGTTTATAAACCCGCTCACAAAACAGAAGCTTTCTGAAATGCACAGCGGAGGTTCACTTCTGCCGCTCATTCTTTCCGGCGGTTATGTCTCCAAAATTTTTACTTCTCCCGGACCCGTGTATAACGTTAAGGGTGAGAGGTTTGAGCATTACAGGTTTTATAAGGCGCTGGAAGCCGCCGGGTTCATGGACGGGGATGTAGCGGTCAATACCTTCTCATACCATGGCAGCCCCGCGGGTGACATGGTGGACGAGGCATGCGAGAAGTGCGGCTGCGCGGTTTATCCTCTCGGCCCCGCGGACAGCGACAAGGGCGCGGAGACGATTCTTGCCGTGGATGCCAACGCGTTTGTGGGAACCAGAACCTATCTTTTCAAATGCCTTGAAAAACTGGCAGGCAGGGGGAGGCTTGAGAAGGCTTTTCTTATGGCGGAGAAGCTTACCGAGGATGACAAGGCAGTGCTCTTTGCAGCATACGGCATAAAGGCTTTTCAGGCTTACGGAACCGCAGAGGCAGGGCTTATTGCCTATGAAACAGCCGGAGCAAGGGGCATGAAGGCGGATACCGAGGCATTGTTCATAGAGATACTGGACGCGGACGGAAAACCGGCGGCAGATGGTGAAACGGGCGAGGTCACGGTTACTTTTATGAGCGGAACCACGCCTTTCATACGCCTTGCCACAGGGGATCTTTCTTTTATCGAAAACGGCCATCTGGCGGGAATTTTCGGCAGAGCGGACTCATCAGTGAAATTCAAAGGCGTTTTCATACATTTCTGGGTGTTCGAAAAACTTTGCTCGGAACAGGGCATTTCAGGCGTACTTGATATTTATAATACCCCGGACGGAGCTGACAGTATGCGGCTGAGCGTTTCCGGAGGCGTTCCGGAGCTGATACACGCTTCTTTTTACAGGTCTTTCGGATTGCGTTTGCCTGAAATCGAAGTTGATGATACTATTTCAGAAACCCTTGTGCGGGATACCAGAAAACAGCTTAAACTCAGGTAG